One window from the genome of Silvimonas iriomotensis encodes:
- a CDS encoding ATP-binding protein has product MAVQPVWHFNRSALAAIALSTLQSGLAQAITLMAPRQMGKSEFLQYDLLPHAEEHGWRVRYFGCATVSPRALTRRLQEALSDFAAGEKWLMRQFARLAGQHAATARAAFPERLVQELAQLRNEKKPSLLVIDDVDRVLQLAGGDTLLREILRAFAGTNGQARLVLSSTLTGHHQGLPALLQQQTTVLTLPDIGDAFVHHLVGQYHQLTRTKREDDNPFGKLSPYQGITWGQVDEGIMQDAFNRLQRIPYYFRALVEDLVLNPERAPAEALQVQLARLQRHRVAVLSWEEMSRLDRLLLTEVAKGTRQFYGDTLRQYLAAQTGAARVSTSQVQSSLKKLMRNRVLGQEADGRYLIIDPHLAAALSVTDKA; this is encoded by the coding sequence GTGGCTGTCCAACCTGTCTGGCATTTCAACCGTAGCGCGCTGGCGGCGATTGCGCTCTCTACCTTGCAGTCCGGGCTGGCGCAGGCCATTACCTTGATGGCGCCACGGCAGATGGGGAAAAGCGAATTTTTGCAGTACGACCTGCTGCCGCATGCCGAAGAACACGGCTGGCGCGTGCGCTATTTTGGCTGCGCCACGGTGTCGCCACGCGCGCTGACCAGACGCCTGCAAGAAGCATTATCTGACTTTGCTGCGGGTGAGAAATGGCTGATGCGCCAGTTCGCCCGCTTGGCCGGGCAGCATGCCGCAACCGCCAGAGCGGCGTTTCCGGAACGGCTGGTGCAAGAACTGGCCCAGTTGCGAAACGAGAAAAAACCCTCGCTGCTGGTGATTGATGATGTGGATCGCGTGCTGCAACTGGCCGGTGGCGACACGCTGCTGCGGGAAATCCTGCGCGCGTTTGCCGGCACCAATGGCCAGGCGCGGCTGGTACTCTCCAGCACCCTGACCGGGCACCATCAGGGCTTGCCGGCGCTGTTGCAGCAACAGACCACGGTGCTGACCCTGCCTGATATTGGCGATGCGTTTGTGCATCACCTGGTCGGCCAGTATCACCAGCTCACCCGCACCAAGCGCGAAGACGACAACCCCTTTGGCAAGCTCAGCCCGTACCAAGGCATTACCTGGGGCCAGGTGGATGAAGGCATCATGCAGGACGCCTTTAACCGGCTGCAGCGGATTCCGTATTACTTTCGCGCGCTGGTGGAAGACCTGGTGCTCAACCCGGAACGCGCGCCGGCGGAAGCTTTGCAAGTGCAACTAGCACGGTTGCAGCGGCACCGTGTGGCGGTGTTGTCGTGGGAAGAAATGAGCCGGCTGGACCGGTTGCTGCTGACCGAGGTGGCCAAAGGAACGCGCCAGTTTTATGGCGATACCCTGCGGCAATACCTGGCCGCGCAAACGGGCGCAGCCAGGGTATCGACATCGCAGGTGCAAAGCAGCCTGAAAAAACTCATGCGCAACCGGGTGCTGGGTCAGGAGGCAGACGGGCGCTACCTGATCATCGATCCACACCTGGCTGCGGCCTTGTCGGTGACCGACAAGGCCTGA
- a CDS encoding DMT family transporter, translated as MSATPHSRPVVLATLAALFWAGNFVAGRFLHGQLSPLTISFGRWLVALACLAPLVLPRWRTVLPQLRPHWRAIVVLGLAGIALCNTLIYRGVTQTSATNAVMLSAFIPMGVLLGGHLFCGLRMTMAQTLGTVLSFCGVAFILTHGHPAALLQLTLNPGDLWILAAVVCWAAYTLKLRQIPASIDKTALLFAVIGAGTVCLLPAVALEWSLRGLPHVTVQSGSVLLFLGVFPSVLSYQFYNIAVARLGGARASSFMHLIPPCGTVMSLMLLGEQLHWWHVAGLAVILAGVATANGLLSGHGFSRPTPAPTR; from the coding sequence ATGTCTGCCACCCCGCATTCCCGGCCGGTTGTACTGGCCACGCTTGCTGCGCTCTTCTGGGCCGGCAATTTTGTCGCCGGGCGTTTTCTGCACGGCCAACTCTCCCCTTTGACCATCTCTTTCGGCCGCTGGCTGGTTGCCCTGGCTTGTCTTGCCCCGCTTGTCCTCCCGCGCTGGCGCACCGTATTGCCCCAATTGCGTCCGCACTGGCGAGCCATCGTGGTGCTTGGCCTGGCCGGCATCGCATTGTGCAACACGCTGATTTACCGCGGCGTGACCCAGACCAGCGCCACCAACGCGGTAATGCTGAGCGCCTTCATTCCGATGGGCGTGCTGCTGGGCGGCCACCTGTTCTGTGGTCTGCGCATGACCATGGCGCAAACGCTGGGCACCGTTCTATCGTTCTGCGGCGTGGCGTTCATCCTGACCCATGGCCACCCGGCGGCCTTGCTGCAACTGACGCTCAATCCCGGTGACCTGTGGATTCTGGCAGCGGTGGTGTGCTGGGCGGCTTATACGCTCAAGCTGCGGCAGATTCCCGCCAGTATCGACAAAACCGCGTTGCTGTTTGCAGTGATTGGCGCGGGCACGGTGTGTCTGTTGCCGGCGGTTGCGCTGGAGTGGTCGTTGCGCGGCCTGCCCCACGTTACCGTGCAAAGTGGCAGCGTGCTGTTGTTCCTGGGTGTGTTTCCGTCGGTGCTGTCGTACCAGTTCTATAACATTGCCGTGGCCAGACTGGGTGGCGCCCGCGCCAGCAGCTTCATGCATCTGATCCCGCCGTGCGGGACGGTCATGTCATTGATGTTGCTGGGCGAACAACTGCACTGGTGGCATGTGGCCGGGCTGGCGGTGATTCTGGCAGGTGTGGCGACCGCCAATGGTTTGTTGTCTGGGCATGGGTTCTCCCGCCCGACGCCGGCCCCCACGCGCTGA